In Lysinibacillus sp. FSL M8-0337, the following proteins share a genomic window:
- a CDS encoding IucA/IucC family C-terminal-domain containing protein encodes MLHVPNDNRLTPTDIAILTENYRFTETNLPASPYSISSKDLLCGEQCRQYLQTISPIFNSTSLIITASLFGKRYSVLTMATPLFAMSMLQKGINMSIDNVRVESSYQEDLWLPKIALVDAQVILPISRAEWRDQILQSLFADNMTKVWKALSTTAKVSKAVLWEHAAMYVHWFYETQFRQGASEREIAFLEEDYQYIMTEAPGEIFGERKNPFTRYNTPKVMTRGTDKPIRLRKTCCYYYLTSEEEHDYCISCPKMPT; translated from the coding sequence ATGTTACATGTACCGAATGATAACCGACTAACGCCGACAGATATTGCTATTCTGACAGAGAACTATCGTTTCACGGAGACAAATTTGCCCGCTTCGCCCTATTCAATCTCATCCAAGGATTTGCTGTGTGGAGAGCAGTGCCGTCAATATCTACAAACCATTTCGCCTATTTTTAATTCTACTTCTTTAATAATAACAGCTTCTTTATTTGGAAAGCGCTATAGCGTATTAACAATGGCGACACCTCTATTTGCCATGTCAATGCTCCAAAAGGGGATAAATATGTCGATTGACAATGTTCGTGTGGAGTCAAGCTATCAGGAAGATTTATGGCTCCCGAAAATAGCGCTGGTAGATGCACAAGTAATTCTACCAATAAGCAGAGCGGAATGGAGAGACCAAATCCTCCAATCGTTATTTGCTGATAATATGACAAAGGTATGGAAGGCGCTGTCGACTACTGCTAAAGTTTCAAAGGCGGTTTTATGGGAGCATGCGGCTATGTATGTGCACTGGTTTTATGAAACGCAATTTCGCCAAGGGGCAAGTGAAAGGGAAATCGCCTTTTTAGAAGAAGACTATCAATACATTATGACGGAAGCTCCAGGTGAAATTTTTGGCGAACGTAAAAATCCGTTTACGCGATATAATACGCCAAAAGTTATGACTAGAGGCACCGACAAGCCTATTAGACTACGTAAAACTTGCTGTTATTATTATTTAACCTCTGAAGAAGAACATGATTATTGTATATCATGCCCCAAAATGCCAACGTAA
- a CDS encoding MFS transporter, with the protein MLNIQAMKKHSALLAVFIAAFSLVLTNSSFNILLPSFMQLYGISASSAGWVILAYLLSMTITMPLTPLVVDRLGRKRAYIAGVAIYGLSSIIGGLFDQYVQVVLIVRSLHGIAGGIMIPLSLSLLFDVYEKEVHGRVAGIWGIQLTVASIIGPTVGGLIIQFGQLQYLFWLNVPFAIVSLCLCATQIDSYQAMRKKEMDLFGIIYMVLSILLLSVSIQLLLKQVLPTWLLVIMLVGGLLLLMRFIQLENKKIEPLLNYKLLQRKTIFAITVLIAAIQDVVMLGAVFVLPLLFQEVYQLPSSAVGAMFIPTAIFTSLFMWLGGHWMDKGKSKNFIVVGIVIVAISIISFSLLPKSVSIFVLILLMIGRGIGGGLSNMTVTTIGLHTLSQEELHEGSALASTIERFSSSFAVMLLTIYYDFRWSMLINAGLSVADAKWMAIKEECVILGSIMLVTVPFVLYITRKRVDIGVH; encoded by the coding sequence ATGTTAAACATTCAAGCTATGAAGAAACATTCAGCCTTACTTGCCGTTTTTATCGCTGCCTTTTCACTCGTACTTACAAATAGTTCCTTTAATATTTTATTACCGAGCTTTATGCAGCTATATGGCATTAGTGCAAGTTCGGCAGGTTGGGTCATTTTGGCATATCTATTATCAATGACCATTACTATGCCTCTCACACCATTAGTCGTAGACCGCTTAGGCAGAAAAAGGGCGTATATTGCTGGTGTTGCAATATACGGACTTTCTTCTATTATAGGTGGACTATTCGATCAATATGTTCAAGTGGTGTTGATTGTCCGCAGTCTTCATGGCATTGCAGGTGGCATCATGATTCCACTATCCCTCAGTTTATTGTTTGATGTTTACGAGAAAGAAGTACATGGACGAGTGGCGGGGATTTGGGGAATACAGCTAACAGTTGCGTCCATTATTGGTCCAACTGTTGGAGGGCTTATTATTCAATTTGGTCAATTACAATATCTATTTTGGCTGAATGTTCCTTTTGCAATTGTATCGTTGTGTTTATGTGCTACTCAAATTGATTCATATCAAGCTATGCGCAAAAAAGAGATGGATTTGTTCGGCATTATTTACATGGTACTAAGTATTTTACTGCTAAGTGTCAGCATTCAACTGCTTCTAAAGCAGGTTCTTCCTACTTGGCTATTAGTCATAATGCTAGTGGGTGGTTTGCTTTTATTGATGCGATTTATTCAGTTAGAAAATAAGAAAATCGAGCCGCTATTAAATTATAAGTTATTACAACGCAAAACAATCTTCGCCATCACGGTGCTAATTGCTGCAATACAAGATGTCGTGATGCTTGGGGCAGTTTTTGTATTACCACTACTATTTCAGGAAGTATATCAACTCCCATCTTCAGCAGTAGGTGCGATGTTCATTCCTACGGCCATTTTTACAAGTTTGTTTATGTGGTTGGGAGGACATTGGATGGATAAAGGGAAATCCAAAAATTTTATAGTAGTCGGCATCGTGATTGTCGCCATATCTATTATCTCCTTTTCCCTTTTACCAAAGTCTGTATCCATATTCGTATTGATTTTGTTGATGATTGGCAGGGGGATAGGCGGAGGTCTTTCGAATATGACTGTCACAACAATTGGTCTTCATACACTTTCGCAAGAGGAGTTACACGAAGGCTCAGCTTTAGCGAGTACGATTGAACGGTTTTCTTCGTCGTTTGCAGTCATGCTATTAACGATTTATTATGACTTCAGATGGAGCATGTTAATAAATGCAGGCCTTTCCGTAGCAGACGCAAAATGGATGGCAATTAAAGAGGAATGTGTGATTTTAGGGAGCATCATGTTGGTTACTGTTCCTTTTGTATTATATATAACAAGAAAGAGAGTTGACATTGGTGTTCATTAA
- a CDS encoding IucA/IucC family protein codes for MFIKESALQSHHEKQAAIYSCKVLLNCYLRECCENQRKLLKVNRQDHTFSLHFQASHETIIGKFTFYSPNGEHEYAYFSLQNGQALSFTFLASLIVQEYLQHNKAITYDHVQDFIVRVENSYRNMAVFLKHATSNFINDYLSSEQSLIYGHPFHPYPKNTVGFTSREVATYCPELRTSFPLCYIAVRYDIFQETWVTESAAHEFLQKFEYDVRQQLEFDDDNYRILPMHPWQYAYVQTLEAVQEYERQQKIRFLGSSGPICYPTSSVRTVYIPQFKCNLKLSLSIQITNMLRINSQEQMTRTLDAAHYLSAHDCFIEEQSTKVLYETGVCTCRFEEEALTALFTMAYRPMVLDEKSTYVVASLVEAPIQGKPCRLYEWLKGQNVEQWFRQYITISLLPIVRLADKKGIHFEAHLQNTLITLREGKPHIFWIRDLEGVSIEQEKVDTQRQAQGPLFYEKKQAWSRTKYYFMVNHLGSFIHALARDFQLSEAHFWQIVREMLLEEWEQTQNELVAHLLTTSVFYAKKNLYSCLIGKSETPEYVAVKNAMYKGNEMYEIDDSFHASK; via the coding sequence GTGTTCATTAAAGAAAGTGCTTTGCAAAGTCATCATGAAAAGCAAGCAGCTATTTATAGTTGTAAGGTGTTGTTAAATTGTTATTTGCGAGAATGCTGTGAGAATCAAAGAAAGCTACTGAAGGTTAATAGACAGGATCATACATTTTCTCTACATTTTCAAGCAAGTCATGAAACGATTATTGGCAAGTTTACTTTTTATTCGCCAAATGGTGAGCATGAATATGCGTATTTTTCCTTGCAAAATGGCCAAGCTTTAAGCTTTACCTTCCTAGCTTCATTAATTGTTCAGGAATACTTGCAACACAATAAAGCCATCACATATGACCATGTACAAGATTTTATAGTTAGAGTGGAAAATAGTTATCGCAACATGGCTGTATTTTTGAAACATGCAACAAGCAACTTTATAAATGACTACTTATCTTCCGAACAATCACTTATATATGGTCATCCTTTTCATCCATATCCCAAAAATACTGTTGGCTTTACATCACGGGAAGTAGCAACCTATTGCCCTGAATTACGTACTTCCTTTCCGCTTTGTTATATTGCTGTTCGATATGATATCTTTCAAGAAACGTGGGTCACTGAAAGTGCAGCGCATGAATTTTTGCAAAAGTTTGAATACGATGTTCGCCAGCAATTAGAATTTGATGATGATAATTATCGCATATTGCCGATGCATCCTTGGCAATATGCTTATGTGCAAACGCTAGAGGCAGTGCAAGAATATGAAAGACAACAAAAAATTAGATTTTTAGGAAGTAGTGGTCCTATTTGTTATCCTACATCATCTGTTCGAACAGTCTATATTCCGCAATTTAAATGTAATTTGAAGCTGTCTCTGTCAATTCAAATTACCAATATGCTTAGGATTAATAGCCAAGAGCAAATGACAAGAACATTAGATGCGGCGCATTATTTGTCAGCACATGATTGTTTTATAGAAGAGCAATCTACAAAGGTTCTTTATGAGACAGGTGTCTGCACGTGCCGTTTTGAAGAGGAAGCCTTAACAGCTTTATTTACGATGGCGTATCGACCAATGGTGCTAGATGAAAAATCAACTTATGTTGTTGCTAGTTTAGTAGAAGCGCCCATTCAAGGGAAGCCTTGTCGACTTTATGAATGGTTGAAAGGGCAGAATGTGGAGCAATGGTTTCGACAATATATAACGATTTCTTTATTGCCCATTGTTAGACTCGCTGATAAAAAGGGCATTCACTTTGAAGCCCATTTACAAAATACGCTTATAACGCTTCGGGAAGGGAAACCACATATTTTTTGGATACGGGATTTAGAAGGCGTAAGTATCGAACAAGAAAAAGTAGATACACAGAGACAAGCACAAGGACCTTTGTTTTATGAAAAAAAACAGGCGTGGTCAAGGACAAAGTATTATTTCATGGTAAATCATCTAGGGTCATTTATACATGCGCTTGCTAGAGATTTTCAGTTAAGTGAAGCCCATTTTTGGCAAATTGTACGAGAAATGCTACTTGAAGAATGGGAACAAACACAGAATGAGCTAGTAGCCCATCTGTTAACGACATCTGTATTTTATGCTAAGAAAAATTTGTATAGCTGTTTAATTGGCAAAAGTGAAACACCAGAATATGTTGCAGTTAAAAATGCTATGTATAAGGGGAATGAAATGTATGAAATTGATGACAGCTTTCATGCCAGTAAGTGA
- a CDS encoding iron ABC transporter permease, translated as MHNYITVRTKSNKISFQLSKKVAMVTIVLCILLCGMILLALSVGSDFIHPVTVLKELFGYGTGEYLFTIQTLRLPRVLLAVLVGMALAVSGLILQGIIRNPLAAPDIIGVTSGASVGAMLFLTYATVSIHYLPLAAIIGAGVVSAIIYLLSWNKGVTPIRMVLIGIGISALTKGIVTMLIVMGEEVRTTRAYIWLTGSLYGANMQDVYLLLPWVIVLSIFTFVMARVISVKELGDDVAVGVGVRVQVYRLLFLLISVMLAGTAVAFVGGIAFVGLVAPHISRMLVGRSFAALIPISAMVGAIIVIFADIVGRTLFLPKDLPAGVFTAAIGAPFFIYLLFRTRNQHS; from the coding sequence ATGCATAATTATATAACGGTAAGAACGAAATCAAATAAAATATCTTTTCAACTATCAAAAAAAGTAGCAATGGTTACTATTGTTCTTTGTATATTGCTTTGTGGCATGATTTTGCTTGCGCTTTCGGTAGGGAGTGATTTTATACATCCAGTGACTGTACTAAAGGAATTGTTTGGCTACGGTACAGGTGAATATTTATTTACAATCCAAACGTTACGACTCCCTAGAGTATTGCTTGCCGTGCTAGTTGGTATGGCGCTTGCTGTATCAGGGTTAATATTACAGGGCATTATTCGAAATCCTTTAGCTGCACCGGATATTATTGGTGTAACAAGTGGTGCATCAGTAGGTGCAATGTTATTTCTTACATATGCAACGGTGAGCATACACTACTTACCATTAGCGGCCATTATAGGAGCGGGAGTAGTATCGGCTATTATCTATCTGTTGTCTTGGAATAAGGGTGTCACGCCTATACGAATGGTGTTAATCGGTATTGGGATTTCGGCACTTACGAAAGGGATAGTGACAATGCTGATTGTCATGGGTGAAGAAGTACGCACAACAAGAGCTTATATATGGCTTACAGGTAGTTTGTATGGGGCAAATATGCAGGATGTTTACTTATTACTACCGTGGGTGATTGTTTTAAGTATCTTCACTTTTGTCATGGCAAGAGTCATCAGTGTAAAAGAATTAGGTGATGATGTTGCAGTAGGTGTAGGGGTACGGGTACAAGTTTACCGATTATTGTTCTTGTTGATTAGTGTTATGTTAGCTGGCACTGCCGTTGCCTTTGTAGGAGGAATAGCATTCGTCGGATTAGTAGCACCTCATATTAGTAGAATGCTGGTGGGCCGTTCATTTGCCGCACTTATTCCGATTTCTGCAATGGTCGGAGCCATTATCGTAATTTTTGCAGACATTGTTGGTCGTACACTATTTTTGCCAAAAGATTTACCAGCAGGTGTATTTACTGCTGCAATTGGTGCGCCATTTTTTATTTATTTACTGTTCCGTACAAGAAATCAACATTCATAA
- a CDS encoding iron ABC transporter permease, which translates to MQNLLTSASMKKSVFIICCVLLIMAFMLSVALGQTSIPFRLVYDAFFNYDALNAEHVIIRTSRFTRAVVATVVGASLAIAGALMRALTRNPLAAPDILGVNAGALFFIVCAITFFSMDSLIHYMWVAFLGAGVAGVLVFFLGSLGRDGLTPIKIVLAGAAISALFVSFTQGLLVIDEQGIQSVLFWLAGSVSGRDLNMLLPVLPFIVIGSSVAFLMGRSINILQSGDDIAKGLGQRTILTKVVMGIIVILLAGGSVAVAGSIGFIGLIVPHMAMGLVGTDYRWIIPFSAVIGSTLLLLADIAARFVIMPLEMPIGVMTAFIGAPFFIYIARRGLAKNA; encoded by the coding sequence ATGCAAAATTTGCTTACCAGTGCCTCAATGAAAAAAAGTGTTTTTATTATTTGTTGTGTGTTGCTGATAATGGCATTTATGTTAAGTGTAGCTCTTGGTCAAACATCAATACCATTTCGATTAGTGTATGATGCTTTTTTCAACTATGATGCATTAAATGCGGAGCATGTAATCATTCGAACATCTCGTTTCACTAGAGCTGTTGTTGCTACCGTAGTCGGAGCAAGTCTTGCAATAGCAGGGGCTTTAATGCGTGCTTTGACGAGAAATCCTTTAGCCGCACCAGATATTTTAGGTGTTAACGCAGGCGCATTATTTTTTATTGTTTGTGCAATTACATTTTTTTCTATGGACTCGTTAATCCATTATATGTGGGTTGCTTTTTTAGGAGCTGGTGTTGCGGGTGTTCTTGTTTTTTTCTTAGGGTCTTTAGGAAGAGACGGCTTAACGCCAATCAAAATTGTGCTAGCAGGTGCTGCTATTTCGGCATTGTTTGTCTCGTTTACACAGGGATTGTTGGTGATTGATGAGCAGGGTATACAAAGTGTGCTTTTTTGGCTTGCGGGTTCTGTTTCAGGGAGAGATTTGAATATGTTACTACCTGTATTACCATTCATTGTAATAGGTAGTAGTGTGGCCTTTTTAATGGGGCGTTCCATCAATATTTTGCAGTCAGGAGATGATATTGCGAAAGGCTTAGGGCAACGCACGATTTTAACAAAGGTTGTTATGGGTATTATTGTTATCTTGCTTGCTGGGGGATCAGTCGCAGTTGCTGGCTCCATTGGCTTTATCGGCTTAATCGTGCCTCATATGGCGATGGGCTTAGTAGGTACAGATTATCGCTGGATAATTCCGTTTAGTGCAGTTATTGGTTCAACATTGCTACTGTTGGCAGATATTGCAGCTCGCTTTGTGATTATGCCGTTAGAAATGCCCATCGGTGTTATGACAGCATTTATTGGTGCACCCTTCTTCATTTATATAGCACGAAGGGGGTTAGCGAAAAATGCATAA
- a CDS encoding ABC transporter ATP-binding protein has translation MNNVLEANALTVTYGNANILEDLHLQVPEGKITVLVGANGCGKSTLLRTFARLIKPKDGHVLLDGEKIRDLSTKAVAKRLAILPQGPIAPEGLTVLQLIKQGRYPHQSWIKQWSKEDEQIVNQALEATQMTPFANSPVNALSGGQRQRAWIAMTLAQKTDLILLDEPTTYLDMAHQVEILDLLFDLNSKENRTVVMVLHDLNLACRYAHHIVAVRDKKIYAQGRPDEIITIDLVKDVFGMGCTIMNDPLFGTPLCVPHGKGIKCCLRA, from the coding sequence TTGAATAATGTACTAGAGGCGAATGCATTAACAGTTACCTATGGGAATGCCAATATACTTGAGGATTTACATTTACAAGTACCAGAGGGGAAAATTACGGTTTTAGTTGGTGCAAATGGCTGTGGCAAGTCGACATTATTACGGACATTTGCACGCCTTATAAAACCGAAAGATGGACATGTATTATTAGACGGTGAAAAAATACGAGATTTATCGACAAAAGCAGTTGCAAAACGATTAGCGATATTGCCACAAGGACCAATAGCGCCTGAAGGTTTAACGGTTTTACAGTTGATTAAACAAGGTAGGTACCCGCATCAAAGCTGGATTAAGCAATGGTCTAAAGAAGATGAGCAGATTGTCAATCAAGCATTGGAAGCAACGCAGATGACACCATTTGCCAATAGCCCTGTTAATGCATTATCTGGAGGTCAACGCCAGAGGGCATGGATTGCGATGACATTGGCACAAAAGACAGACTTGATTTTATTGGATGAGCCAACAACTTATTTAGATATGGCACACCAAGTAGAAATTTTAGATTTATTGTTCGATTTAAATAGCAAAGAAAATCGTACAGTTGTTATGGTTTTGCATGACTTAAATTTAGCCTGTCGTTATGCGCATCATATCGTGGCTGTGCGCGATAAAAAAATTTATGCACAAGGAAGACCAGATGAGATTATAACAATTGATTTAGTAAAGGATGTATTTGGCATGGGTTGCACAATTATGAACGATCCTCTTTTTGGCACACCGTTATGTGTACCGCATGGAAAGGGCATCAAGTGCTGTCTTAGAGCTTAA
- a CDS encoding diaminobutyrate--2-oxoglutarate transaminase has protein sequence MATENVQEEYLMFQKERESNARAYSRHFPFILQKAQGVVVTDVEGKQYYDCLAGAGTLALGHNHDVIIAAIREVLDQQIPLHTLDLATPLKIEFMKEIFSVLPEEMKHTAKMQFCGPTGADAVEAAIKLVKHATKGKSILAFQGGYHGSTQATMSMSGNLSKKQHLQSLLPDVHFLPFPYEFRCPFGVGNGMTATISAQYIEHLLDDCESGVANPCCVIVETVQGEGGVVPADVIWLQQLRKITAERNIPLIIDEVQAGIGRTGKMFSFEHAGIIPDVIICSKAIGGSLPMSVVIYQEALDQWQAGAHTGTFRGNQLAMATGLATLKYVREQSVLQNVEERSAQFFEGLHQLRRLYSEIGDVRGRGLMIGVEIVNPNKPFDRLGHYPPDGELAAMIQKKCFENGLIIEVGGRKGAVLRFLPPLIINKTETEKVLDIFAESVQQAVELYALC, from the coding sequence ATGGCAACAGAGAATGTTCAAGAAGAATATTTGATGTTTCAAAAGGAGCGTGAATCCAATGCAAGAGCATATTCGCGACATTTCCCATTTATTTTACAAAAAGCGCAAGGTGTGGTTGTGACAGATGTAGAAGGCAAACAGTATTATGATTGTTTAGCTGGAGCGGGTACATTGGCCTTAGGGCATAATCATGATGTCATCATAGCAGCTATCAGGGAAGTATTGGATCAACAAATACCACTTCATACATTGGATTTAGCAACACCGTTAAAAATAGAATTTATGAAAGAAATCTTCTCTGTATTGCCAGAGGAAATGAAGCATACCGCAAAAATGCAATTTTGTGGCCCGACTGGAGCAGATGCGGTCGAAGCAGCTATTAAATTAGTGAAACATGCTACAAAAGGCAAATCTATTTTAGCTTTTCAAGGGGGATATCATGGCTCCACACAAGCGACAATGTCCATGAGCGGTAATCTATCTAAAAAACAGCATTTGCAAAGCTTACTGCCAGATGTACATTTTCTACCATTCCCTTATGAATTTAGATGCCCATTTGGTGTGGGAAATGGTATGACTGCAACGATTAGTGCACAATATATCGAGCATTTATTGGACGATTGTGAAAGTGGTGTAGCTAATCCATGCTGTGTAATTGTAGAAACGGTACAAGGAGAGGGAGGTGTTGTTCCAGCGGATGTAATATGGCTACAGCAATTGCGAAAAATAACTGCAGAACGAAATATCCCGTTAATTATTGACGAAGTACAAGCAGGGATAGGGAGGACTGGAAAGATGTTTTCATTTGAGCATGCAGGCATTATTCCTGATGTGATTATATGCTCAAAAGCGATTGGTGGTAGCTTACCAATGTCTGTCGTCATTTATCAGGAAGCTTTAGATCAATGGCAGGCAGGTGCGCATACAGGCACGTTCCGAGGAAACCAATTAGCAATGGCAACAGGATTAGCAACATTAAAATATGTGCGCGAACAGAGTGTATTGCAAAATGTTGAAGAAAGAAGTGCCCAATTTTTTGAAGGGTTGCATCAATTGCGACGACTATACAGTGAGATTGGTGATGTTCGTGGCAGAGGATTAATGATAGGTGTAGAAATTGTTAATCCTAATAAGCCGTTCGATCGTCTTGGACACTATCCTCCAGATGGCGAATTAGCCGCTATGATTCAAAAAAAATGCTTTGAAAATGGATTAATTATTGAAGTAGGTGGACGTAAGGGGGCAGTACTAAGATTTTTACCACCTCTTATCATAAATAAAACTGAAACAGAAAAAGTATTAGATATTTTTGCTGAATCTGTACAACAAGCGGTTGAGCTGTATGCATTATGTTAA
- a CDS encoding iron-siderophore ABC transporter substrate-binding protein, giving the protein MVMFLVLLFALVLVGCGNKESEDASNADDNNTTQESSTDNNSTENSSREVTHSLGTTTIEGTPTKIVTLYQGATDVAVAMGIKPVGVVESWADTPYYEYLQKDLEGIPLLGEETQPNLEEIAKLQPDLIIASKNRHEEIYEQLSQIAPTVVHQDVFDFKGTINLIGESTGKEDKAKELLGAWESRVADFQTKIKDKLGDKWPISASVVNFRADHARVYPAGYAGEILTELGFKGPKNITENPLPIVLRFTDKESIPQMDADVIYMFYIEDEATKKTLEEWTSHPLWKELEAVKNDQVYRVEEVYWNFAGGILSANIMLDDIYNRFELEK; this is encoded by the coding sequence ATGGTCATGTTTTTAGTGTTGTTATTTGCATTGGTGTTAGTCGGATGTGGAAATAAGGAATCTGAAGATGCTTCGAATGCGGATGACAATAATACAACGCAAGAAAGTAGTACTGACAATAATAGTACTGAAAATAGCAGTCGAGAAGTGACACATTCCTTAGGTACAACAACAATCGAAGGGACACCTACGAAAATCGTTACGCTTTATCAAGGTGCTACGGATGTTGCTGTAGCGATGGGCATCAAACCTGTAGGAGTTGTAGAATCTTGGGCAGATACACCATATTATGAGTATTTACAAAAGGACTTAGAAGGTATTCCTCTTTTAGGGGAAGAAACACAGCCTAACTTAGAGGAAATTGCAAAACTTCAGCCGGATTTAATTATTGCTTCGAAAAATCGTCATGAGGAAATTTATGAACAATTATCACAAATCGCACCGACAGTTGTGCACCAAGATGTATTTGATTTTAAAGGGACAATCAATTTAATCGGAGAGTCGACTGGTAAAGAAGATAAAGCAAAAGAACTACTTGGAGCATGGGAAAGTCGTGTAGCTGATTTCCAAACAAAAATTAAAGATAAGCTAGGGGATAAATGGCCAATTAGTGCTTCGGTTGTCAATTTTAGAGCTGACCACGCACGTGTTTATCCAGCCGGTTATGCAGGTGAAATTTTAACAGAGCTTGGCTTTAAAGGACCAAAAAATATAACGGAAAATCCGCTACCTATCGTTTTAAGGTTTACAGATAAAGAAAGCATTCCACAAATGGATGCGGATGTCATTTATATGTTTTATATCGAGGATGAAGCAACGAAAAAAACATTAGAAGAATGGACAAGCCATCCATTATGGAAAGAGCTTGAAGCGGTTAAAAATGACCAAGTATATCGTGTGGAAGAGGTGTACTGGAATTTTGCAGGTGGTATTTTAAGTGCAAATATTATGTTGGATGATATTTATAACAGATTTGAGCTAGAAAAGTAA
- a CDS encoding S41 family peptidase, whose product MSKVITIEEETLEKIFEKFGIIIQKSDSKISIIDIYPPLPKEIQSNTIVKANGKAPDVSSNWAIGENIVEFDNGSQWILTLEDFDWSQIVYENFTSNNHLFLQCISFDVIPKLDEQIFKKNIVVDLRVNFGGELQKMINYYNWFVHTCKKYSIAHIYILVSNSTCSSAELFADKFKDDKNTTIIGSKTYGKEYIYKQITAPNKKVLIPISKIETDFNIDIPFDFNYYYAIKSMANTRSYKPPEIMML is encoded by the coding sequence ATGTCTAAAGTAATCACGATAGAGGAAGAAACTTTGGAAAAAATTTTCGAAAAATTCGGAATTATAATCCAAAAAAGTGATTCTAAAATATCCATAATAGATATTTATCCGCCATTACCGAAAGAGATCCAATCCAATACGATTGTAAAAGCTAACGGTAAAGCACCAGATGTTAGTAGTAATTGGGCAATTGGGGAAAACATAGTGGAGTTTGATAATGGTAGTCAGTGGATTTTAACTTTAGAAGACTTCGATTGGAGCCAGATTGTGTACGAAAATTTTACTAGTAATAATCACTTGTTTTTACAATGTATTAGTTTTGATGTCATTCCAAAATTAGATGAACAAATCTTTAAGAAAAATATAGTGGTCGATTTAAGAGTTAATTTCGGCGGGGAATTGCAGAAGATGATTAATTACTATAATTGGTTTGTTCACACATGTAAGAAATATTCAATTGCTCATATCTATATACTCGTCTCAAATTCAACATGTAGCTCTGCAGAGTTATTTGCGGATAAATTCAAGGATGACAAAAATACCACAATTATTGGTAGTAAGACTTATGGAAAAGAGTATATCTATAAACAAATTACCGCGCCCAATAAAAAAGTTCTTATACCTATATCGAAAATAGAAACTGATTTTAATATCGATATTCCTTTTGATTTCAATTATTACTATGCCATTAAAAGCATGGCTAACACCCGCAGCTACAAGCCCCCTGAAATAATGATGCTTTAG